Proteins encoded by one window of Thunnus thynnus chromosome 3, fThuThy2.1, whole genome shotgun sequence:
- the ap1m2 gene encoding AP-1 complex subunit mu-2: protein MSASAIFVLDLKGKVLICRNYKGDVDMAEIDHFMPLLMQHEEEGLLCPVMSHGNVHFMWIKHTNLYLVATTNKNSNACLVYSFLYKLVEVFTEYFKELEEESIQDNFVVVYELLDELMDFGFPQTTDSKILQEYITQEGAKLEVAKSKVPTTVTNAVSWRSEGIKYKKNEVFIDVIESINVLVNANGSVMSSDIVGSIKLKTMLSGMPELRLGLNDRVLFALTGRDKGKTVVMEDVKFHQCVRLSRFESDRTISFIPPDGESELMSYRINTHVKPLIWIESVIEKFSHSRVEIMVKAKGQFKKQSVANNVEVRVPVPSDADSPKFKTSTGHAKYVPEKNMVVWTIKSFPGGKEFLMRAHFGLPSVENDEMEGKPPITVKFEIPYFTVSGIQVRYMKIIEKSGYQALPWVRYITQSGDYQLRTNV from the exons atgtctGCCTCCGCTATATTTGTGCTGGATCTGAAGGGGAAG GTGTTGATATGTCGGAACTACAAAGGCGATGTGGACATGGCGGAGATCGACCACTTCATGCCTTTACTCATGCAACATGAAGAGGAAGGCCTTCTCTGCCCTGTAATGTCACATGGCAATGTTCACTTCATGTGGATCAAACACACCAACCTGTACC TGGTGGCCACAACAAACAAGAACTCCAATGCCTGCCTTGTTTACTCATTTCTCTACAAACTTGTCGAG GTGTTCACAGAGTACTTcaaagagctggaggaggagagtaTTCAGGATAATTTTGTGGTTGTCTACGAGCTGCTGGATGAGCTGATGGATTTTGGATTCCCTCAGACTACTGACAGCAAGATCCTGCAAGA ATACATTACTCAGGAAGGTGCCAAGCTTGAGGTGGCAAAGAGCAAGGTGCCGACCACCGTCACCAACGCCGTCTCCTGGAGGTCTGAGGGTATCAAATACAAGAAGAACGAGGTCTTTATTGATGTCATTGAGTCCATCAATGTACTG GTGAACGCCAACGGCAGTGTGATGAGCAGCGACATTGTGGGCAGCATCAAGTTGAAGACTATGTTGTCTGGGATGCCTGAGCTGCGGCTCGGCCTCAACGATCGAGTGCTTTTTGCTCTCACTGGAC GTGACAAGGGGAAGACAGTGGTGATGGAAGATGTGAAGTTCCACCAGTGCGTACGTCTCTCACGCTTTGAGAGTGACCGAACAATctccttcatccctccagaCGGGGAGTCTGAACTCATGTCCTACCGCATCAACACTCAT GTGAAACCCCTCATATGGATTGAATCAGTCATAGAGAAATTCTCTCACAGTCGTGTGGAGATCATGGTTAAG gCAAAGggacaatttaaaaaacagtctGTGGCAAATAATGTGGAGGTGAGGGTCCCTGTCCCCAGCGATGCCGACTCACCCAAGTTCAAAACCAGCACAGGCCATGCTAAATATGTGCCTGAGAAGAACATGGTGGTCTGGACCATCAAGTCTTTCCCT GGAGGTAAAGAGTTTCTAATGAGGGCTCACTTTGGTCTGCCCAGCGTGGAGAACGATGAGATGGAGGGCAAACCTCCCATCACTGTCAAATTTGAAATCCCATACTTCACAGTCTCAGGAATACAG GTGCGATATATGAAGATCATAGAAAAGAGTGGTTACCAGGCGTTACCGTGGGTTCGCTACATTACACAGAGTGGAG ATTACCAGCTGAGGACCAATGTGTAA